A genome region from Desulfosoma caldarium includes the following:
- a CDS encoding PG0541 family transporter-associated protein, whose product MDMYWVFYDAAYDEDVMETLEGCCVTGFTKWDRVLGKGPHAVPKMDNAVWPGYNCAVVVVALDEESAHLRASLLELRKKLGGRGMEIFRTGAERIEDEQV is encoded by the coding sequence ATGGACATGTACTGGGTCTTTTACGATGCGGCCTACGACGAAGACGTCATGGAAACCCTGGAGGGATGTTGCGTCACCGGGTTTACCAAATGGGACCGGGTCTTGGGCAAAGGCCCCCACGCCGTGCCCAAGATGGACAATGCCGTGTGGCCCGGATACAACTGCGCCGTGGTGGTGGTCGCTCTCGACGAGGAGAGCGCCCATCTGAGAGCGTCTCTTCTGGAGCTGCGAAAGAAACTGGGAGGCCGTGGCATGGAAATCTTTCGCACCGGCGCAGAACGCATCGAAGATGAACAGGTCTAG
- a CDS encoding efflux RND transporter permease subunit — translation MRLPEFAVRQPVATLMILSAGLLLGIMALLRLSIDMFPDISPPVVSILTTWPGASASDVETEVTKVIEDQVNAVSNLDTLTSKSLDNLSLVMCRFTWGTDLSVATNDIRDWLERAKRDLPPDVEPPMLYKFSSATAPIFFITVTGETSWPRLYHLVDKRISDELKRVPGVGAIQLYGGMRRRINVYFDLEKVEGFRLSLEQINRVLAAENVNIPAGAIKAGQKEYFVRVPARFADVREMEGTVVGFYEGRPVYLRDIARVQDDFKPMELNGWGDGQPAIVLILQKQTGENTVEVSRRVRAKIEEIQKTLPADVRIHIVMEMAENILTSIKNLRITLFYGIALVVLVTVVFLRQFRSALIIALTIPFSLILSFIFLFLFGFTINLISLMSLAIASGMVVDNGIVVLENIVRYMERGSRRTAAAMFGASEMGLAITASTLTTVVVFVPLMFLTGLAGILFKQLGVTVVITLGVSLFTALTLTPMLCSQWLHRRYFLPERHTGLMEKLYRWSEAAFLKVEHSYEATLEWCLRHGKTTLFLAFALFVSSLSLIPFLSTSFMPEVDSGDILVDFRLPEGTRIEETNRVVEAILEKIDRVVKPGEFRHSYAFAGQSEEGIGVALGFEEGANVGSIGFKLVDRDQRDRSAKEIAALLREEVQKIPGISRIMVTAQDPIAQILKGRGKPVSLEIQGADMDVLMDMAQRVEKMFLSMPGLVDVEISQKPPRPELWMIIDREKAAALGLRVAQVAAVLRNYFYGKEASLYRDAGDSFDIFTRLGEADKNRLENVLRSPVLLPDGRTVQLKNFVTLREGSGPIEIERKNRQKIVKVEADLLGRSLGSASAEIRKRLAAMDIPEGVSLAFGGDVEEQQKAFRELTTLFVLGIVLVYMVMASLFGNLRDPLIIMFSVPFAVSGVLYAFYFTGTTLGVVSFMGVVMLLGIVVNNAIVLLDYTHLLEKRGLKLFDAVAQAGRNRLRPVLMTTLTTFFGMLPLAVSRSVGAETWNPLGITMLGGLTLSSSVTLLVVPTFYYLLEKRRQAAKAWQTERASR, via the coding sequence ATGCGACTTCCCGAATTCGCCGTGCGTCAGCCTGTGGCGACTCTGATGATCCTTTCCGCGGGCCTGTTGCTGGGGATCATGGCCTTGCTGCGCCTCAGCATTGATATGTTTCCGGACATCAGCCCACCGGTGGTTTCTATTCTGACCACGTGGCCGGGAGCTAGCGCTTCGGACGTGGAAACCGAGGTGACCAAAGTCATCGAAGACCAGGTGAACGCCGTCAGCAACCTGGACACTTTGACCTCCAAGTCCTTGGACAACCTTTCCTTAGTGATGTGCCGTTTCACCTGGGGGACCGACCTTTCCGTGGCGACCAACGATATTCGAGATTGGTTGGAAAGAGCCAAAAGAGACCTTCCTCCCGATGTGGAACCGCCCATGCTCTACAAGTTCAGCAGCGCCACGGCGCCCATCTTTTTTATCACCGTCACGGGCGAAACCAGCTGGCCTCGATTGTATCACCTGGTGGACAAGCGCATTTCCGATGAGCTCAAAAGGGTTCCTGGGGTGGGAGCCATTCAGCTCTACGGCGGGATGCGGCGCCGCATCAATGTCTACTTTGATCTGGAAAAGGTGGAAGGGTTTCGACTGTCTCTGGAACAAATCAATCGCGTGTTGGCGGCGGAAAACGTCAATATTCCGGCCGGTGCCATCAAAGCGGGCCAAAAGGAATACTTCGTGCGCGTGCCGGCTCGCTTTGCCGACGTTCGAGAAATGGAAGGCACAGTGGTGGGTTTTTATGAAGGCCGCCCCGTGTACCTGCGTGATATCGCCCGCGTCCAAGACGATTTCAAACCTATGGAACTTAACGGCTGGGGGGATGGCCAGCCCGCCATTGTGCTCATTTTACAAAAGCAGACGGGGGAAAACACCGTGGAGGTGTCCCGTCGAGTGCGCGCCAAAATCGAAGAGATTCAAAAGACGTTGCCAGCCGATGTGCGTATTCACATCGTCATGGAAATGGCCGAAAATATTTTGACCTCCATCAAGAACCTTCGCATCACACTCTTCTACGGCATCGCCCTGGTGGTACTGGTCACCGTGGTCTTTCTTCGTCAATTTCGTTCCGCTCTCATCATCGCTTTGACCATTCCCTTTTCCCTGATTCTTTCTTTTATCTTTTTGTTTTTATTCGGTTTTACGATTAACCTGATCTCCCTCATGTCTCTGGCCATTGCCTCCGGCATGGTGGTGGACAACGGCATTGTGGTGCTGGAAAATATCGTGCGGTACATGGAGCGGGGAAGTCGAAGAACGGCAGCGGCCATGTTTGGGGCCAGCGAAATGGGCTTGGCCATCACGGCGTCCACGCTGACCACAGTGGTGGTCTTTGTCCCGCTCATGTTTTTGACCGGTTTGGCCGGTATCCTATTCAAGCAGTTGGGGGTTACCGTCGTGATCACCCTTGGGGTTTCCCTGTTCACAGCGCTCACCCTGACTCCCATGTTGTGTTCCCAATGGCTACATCGACGGTATTTTTTGCCGGAACGCCACACGGGGCTGATGGAAAAGCTTTATCGTTGGAGCGAAGCCGCTTTCTTGAAAGTTGAACACAGCTATGAGGCCACACTGGAGTGGTGTCTTCGCCACGGCAAGACCACCTTGTTTTTAGCCTTTGCCCTTTTTGTAAGCAGCCTTTCTTTAATTCCCTTTCTTTCCACATCGTTTATGCCCGAAGTGGACAGCGGAGACATTTTGGTGGACTTCAGGCTTCCGGAAGGCACGCGCATTGAGGAGACCAATCGGGTGGTGGAAGCCATTCTGGAAAAGATCGACCGAGTGGTGAAGCCTGGGGAGTTTCGCCATTCCTATGCCTTTGCCGGGCAGTCCGAAGAAGGTATCGGCGTGGCCTTGGGTTTTGAAGAAGGTGCCAACGTGGGGTCCATTGGGTTTAAATTGGTGGATCGGGACCAGCGGGATCGCAGCGCCAAGGAGATTGCGGCCCTTTTGCGCGAGGAAGTGCAGAAGATTCCTGGCATCAGCCGCATCATGGTCACGGCCCAAGACCCCATCGCCCAGATCCTCAAGGGCCGTGGCAAACCCGTATCCTTGGAAATTCAGGGGGCGGACATGGATGTTTTGATGGATATGGCGCAGCGCGTAGAAAAAATGTTCTTATCCATGCCCGGCCTTGTGGACGTGGAAATCAGCCAAAAGCCGCCGCGCCCGGAATTGTGGATGATCATCGATCGAGAAAAGGCGGCGGCCTTGGGCCTTCGCGTGGCCCAGGTGGCCGCGGTGCTGAGAAACTACTTCTACGGCAAGGAAGCGAGTTTGTACCGGGATGCCGGGGACAGCTTTGATATCTTCACGCGGCTTGGAGAAGCGGACAAAAATCGGCTAGAAAACGTTTTGCGCTCGCCCGTACTGTTGCCAGACGGCCGAACAGTGCAACTCAAGAATTTCGTGACCCTGCGCGAAGGTTCTGGGCCTATTGAAATCGAACGCAAGAATCGCCAAAAGATTGTTAAGGTGGAAGCAGACCTTTTGGGACGATCCTTGGGATCGGCCAGCGCGGAGATTCGAAAGCGACTCGCGGCCATGGACATTCCGGAAGGGGTGAGCCTCGCTTTTGGAGGAGACGTGGAAGAGCAGCAAAAGGCCTTTCGTGAACTGACCACCCTCTTTGTCCTGGGCATCGTGTTGGTTTACATGGTGATGGCCTCCCTTTTCGGCAACCTTAGAGACCCTCTGATCATTATGTTTTCCGTGCCCTTTGCGGTGAGCGGCGTCTTGTATGCCTTTTACTTTACCGGAACCACCCTGGGTGTGGTGTCCTTCATGGGCGTCGTGATGTTGCTGGGTATTGTGGTCAACAACGCCATTGTCTTGCTGGATTACACGCACCTTTTGGAAAAAAGGGGTTTGAAACTCTTTGATGCCGTCGCCCAAGCGGGCCGAAACCGCCTTCGCCCGGTGCTCATGACCACGCTGACCACTTTTTTTGGCATGCTGCCCTTGGCCGTTTCCCGCAGCGTGGGCGCAGAAACCTGGAACCCCTTGGGGATCACCATGTTGGGAGGCCTCACCCTTTCCAGCTCGGTGACGCTCCTTGTGGTGCCCACGTTTTATTATCTGTTGGAAAAGCGGCGCCAGGCCGCCAAGGCATGGCAAACCGAAAGGGCCTCGAGGTGA
- a CDS encoding efflux RND transporter periplasmic adaptor subunit, producing MDDRSAHGPMRRNTQLVVLGIAVAFLMLSAFNVVRWRSRPPETRDLDLVVPVAVRSVKLAAVEESLKTTGDLVPMRDVYLYPAVPGKRIQQVFFERGQPVSQGALVVQLDDAEVVARLRQAKAGLQAARIQMALLEKDKKRLESLYREKAVAKQRLDHIQAEAQAARARVEEAQAALKALEEIHADFFLRSPISGIVAERYLDPGNLTDTRKPIVRITDETVLKVVFHVPEKDFGYMRTGMKGLCRLDAHPGRTFEGTVEVLSPVLDPRTRTALAELHLPNPDMALRSGMFAHVTVPLRTREALVVDRDAVVRLPGTGQPYVFVVEEGKARLRNVRLGIEQETFVEVVEGLDLKDQAIVRGQNRVVDGSRVEVVDTEAS from the coding sequence ATGGACGATAGATCGGCACATGGGCCCATGAGGCGAAACACGCAGCTCGTGGTTCTTGGAATCGCGGTGGCTTTCCTGATGCTGAGCGCCTTCAATGTGGTGCGGTGGCGCTCGCGCCCTCCGGAAACTCGGGATCTTGACCTCGTGGTGCCCGTGGCGGTTCGTTCCGTAAAGCTAGCCGCCGTGGAAGAATCCCTCAAAACCACCGGAGATCTTGTCCCTATGCGGGATGTGTACTTGTATCCCGCCGTGCCGGGCAAGAGAATCCAGCAGGTGTTTTTTGAACGGGGTCAGCCCGTTTCGCAAGGTGCTTTGGTGGTGCAGTTGGACGACGCGGAAGTGGTCGCACGGCTTCGACAGGCCAAAGCCGGTCTTCAAGCGGCGCGAATTCAGATGGCGTTGCTGGAAAAAGATAAAAAACGCCTTGAAAGCCTGTATCGTGAAAAAGCTGTCGCTAAACAACGGCTCGATCATATTCAAGCTGAGGCTCAAGCGGCACGAGCCCGCGTGGAGGAGGCCCAGGCGGCCTTGAAGGCTCTTGAGGAAATCCATGCCGATTTCTTTCTCCGTTCCCCCATTAGTGGAATCGTGGCAGAACGCTATTTGGATCCGGGAAACCTCACGGACACCCGAAAACCAATCGTGCGCATTACAGACGAAACGGTCTTAAAAGTTGTCTTTCACGTGCCCGAAAAGGATTTCGGATATATGCGGACGGGGATGAAAGGCCTGTGTCGTTTGGATGCCCATCCCGGCCGGACTTTTGAAGGCACGGTGGAGGTGCTCTCGCCCGTGCTGGACCCCCGAACACGCACAGCTTTGGCTGAACTGCACCTCCCCAACCCTGATATGGCCCTGCGCTCCGGAATGTTCGCCCACGTGACAGTCCCCCTCAGGACACGCGAGGCCCTCGTTGTGGACCGAGACGCCGTGGTGCGCCTTCCCGGCACGGGGCAACCTTACGTGTTTGTGGTGGAAGAGGGGAAGGCGCGGTTACGCAACGTGCGATTGGGCATAGAACAGGAAACCTTTGTGGAAGTCGTGGAAGGACTTGACTTGAAAGACCAGGCGATTGTGCGCGGCCAGAACCGGGTCGTGGACGGGTCGAGGGTGGAGGTGGTTGATACGGAGGCATCCTAA
- a CDS encoding TolC family protein yields MMMSLSGDGVLVALSARDEASPKGWGKVTQWGLWWGFCLLWLGSFAALAFAADTAPDEVLSVQAAVDEALANHHLIREAEELEKAAMNEEKSAQAALKPSLTAHYQYIRLEDHPYAVFRTNLGVQQVEMGHRSTYTWNVTLTQPLFTGFALSTKKKIAALDVAVSQVRREAAILDVIKYVKTAYYRVLLAQRQLDVAREAQEQLRAHLLDAQRFYEQGLIPYNDVLKSQVALAQAQQVHVRRQKDLELASADLNRLLGRDLARPVRLEEAEPFVPQALSLDDLMAEALRARPELAILRLEVGKAKEAVRLAASDFYPKVFAVGLYERTGKDPLGEENDYRNPDTAAVGVRMDWSIFEWGRTQSQVRRQRHRFKALEERLAEIESSVLLEVKAALADVQVAEENILTAKKALEQAKENLRITRLQYQQQVTTVTEVLDARTYLTQAESNFYAAHYGRHIAVAELARAVGRRDLNKGDLHGR; encoded by the coding sequence ATGATGATGAGTCTGAGCGGTGATGGAGTCCTTGTGGCTTTATCGGCGAGAGATGAAGCGAGTCCGAAAGGATGGGGAAAAGTCACCCAGTGGGGCCTTTGGTGGGGGTTTTGCCTCTTGTGGCTTGGAAGTTTTGCAGCGCTGGCTTTCGCCGCCGATACGGCCCCGGATGAAGTTTTGTCGGTGCAGGCGGCTGTGGACGAAGCGTTGGCCAACCATCATTTGATTCGAGAAGCTGAGGAGTTGGAAAAGGCGGCCATGAATGAAGAAAAGAGTGCCCAGGCCGCTTTGAAACCGTCCCTTACAGCTCACTACCAGTATATTCGTCTGGAAGACCATCCGTACGCCGTTTTCCGCACAAACCTTGGGGTGCAGCAAGTGGAGATGGGCCATCGAAGCACCTATACCTGGAACGTGACCCTGACCCAGCCCCTTTTTACCGGCTTTGCTCTTTCCACCAAGAAAAAGATTGCGGCCTTGGACGTGGCGGTGTCCCAGGTGCGCAGGGAGGCAGCGATTCTTGACGTCATCAAATACGTAAAAACGGCGTATTATCGAGTGCTTCTGGCGCAACGTCAGCTGGATGTGGCCAGAGAGGCACAGGAGCAGTTAAGGGCGCACCTTTTGGATGCGCAACGCTTCTACGAGCAGGGCCTCATTCCCTATAACGATGTGCTGAAATCCCAAGTGGCCTTGGCGCAAGCGCAGCAGGTGCATGTGCGTCGGCAAAAGGATCTCGAATTAGCTTCAGCGGATCTCAATCGCCTTTTGGGTCGTGATTTAGCCCGTCCCGTGCGGCTGGAAGAGGCCGAGCCCTTTGTGCCCCAGGCACTGTCCTTGGACGATCTCATGGCAGAAGCTTTACGTGCGCGGCCGGAACTGGCGATCTTGAGGCTTGAGGTCGGCAAGGCGAAAGAGGCGGTGCGGTTGGCGGCCAGCGACTTCTATCCCAAGGTGTTTGCCGTAGGCCTGTACGAGCGCACGGGCAAGGATCCTTTGGGGGAAGAGAACGACTATCGGAATCCGGATACCGCGGCCGTGGGCGTGCGCATGGATTGGTCCATCTTCGAATGGGGTCGAACCCAATCCCAAGTACGTCGCCAACGCCACAGGTTCAAGGCCCTTGAGGAAAGGTTGGCCGAGATTGAAAGCAGCGTTTTATTGGAGGTCAAAGCCGCGCTGGCGGATGTGCAGGTCGCGGAGGAAAATATCCTGACGGCGAAAAAGGCCTTGGAACAGGCCAAGGAAAACCTCAGAATCACCCGGCTTCAATACCAGCAGCAAGTCACCACTGTCACGGAAGTCCTCGATGCACGAACTTACCTCACGCAGGCGGAAAGTAATTTCTACGCAGCGCACTACGGTCGCCACATCGCTGTGGCGGAACTGGCGCGCGCCGTGGGCCGTCGAGACTTGAACAAAGGGGATTTGCATGGACGATAG
- a CDS encoding TIGR01777 family oxidoreductase, whose translation MKVLITGASGFVGTQLCVRLVHRGHQVTGVAHGPRPSAMPSQVSYIAADTTQPGSWQEAVADQDVLINLAGASIFRRWTAKAKEIIYQSRILTTQNLVQAIPSESSKTLLSTSAVGYYGPRGDASLTEEEPPGSDFLASVCVDWEGEALKARAKGVRVVCCRFGIVLGKTGGALGQMIPAFKRFVGGPLGDGRQWFSWIHMEDLLGAMFFVMEKEAIEGPVNFCAPNPVRNETLAQVLGRLLHRPSFLRTPAFALKWALGEFGSVLLEGQRVFPGVLLRHGYVFRYPAIEDALKDILKD comes from the coding sequence ATGAAGGTTCTGATTACCGGAGCTTCGGGTTTTGTGGGCACCCAGCTGTGTGTTCGACTTGTCCATCGTGGGCATCAGGTGACGGGCGTGGCCCATGGACCTCGACCGAGTGCCATGCCGTCCCAAGTGTCCTACATCGCGGCGGACACCACACAACCGGGTTCATGGCAGGAAGCCGTCGCCGATCAGGATGTCTTAATCAATCTCGCCGGAGCCTCCATTTTTCGGCGCTGGACGGCCAAAGCAAAAGAAATCATTTATCAATCCCGCATTCTGACCACCCAGAACCTGGTCCAGGCCATTCCCAGCGAGTCTTCCAAGACGCTTTTGAGTACCTCGGCCGTGGGGTATTACGGCCCAAGGGGGGATGCCAGTCTAACAGAAGAAGAGCCCCCCGGATCCGATTTTTTGGCTTCCGTGTGCGTGGACTGGGAAGGGGAGGCTCTCAAAGCCCGCGCCAAAGGCGTGCGCGTTGTGTGCTGTCGATTCGGCATTGTGCTCGGCAAGACGGGTGGAGCCTTGGGACAGATGATTCCGGCTTTCAAGCGGTTCGTGGGAGGTCCTCTGGGTGATGGACGCCAATGGTTTTCGTGGATTCACATGGAAGACCTTCTCGGCGCCATGTTTTTTGTCATGGAAAAAGAGGCCATTGAAGGACCCGTGAATTTCTGCGCTCCAAATCCCGTGCGCAACGAGACACTGGCCCAGGTGTTGGGAAGACTGCTCCATCGCCCCAGTTTTCTTCGCACGCCCGCCTTTGCCTTGAAATGGGCGCTTGGGGAATTCGGTTCCGTGCTTCTGGAAGGCCAAAGGGTGTTTCCCGGCGTGCTTCTGCGCCACGGGTATGTCTTTCGCTATCCCGCAATCGAGGACGCTCTTAAGGACATCCTTAAGGATTAA
- the hutH gene encoding histidine ammonia-lyase, with protein sequence MTIFLDQEGLSLEQLVAVARRHVPVDFSEAARHRLANARALVDSWVAEGRVIYGVTTGFGALSDVVISAKDVRTLQRNILMSHAAGVGPELAPEEVRALMALRLKDFACGHSGIRLETALRLRDFLNADLLPIIPAKGSVGASGDLAPMAHMALPLIGMGEVLYRGKRLSGAEALRRMGLKPLELEAGEGLALVNGTQLMTALGALAVYDAENLSKTADIAASMSLEVLMGSRMEFDPRIHRVRPHPGQAKAAHNMRRLTHGSDIISSHKDCSRVQDAYTLRCSPQVHGATKDAIAYCRRVIEREINAATNNPLIFADSGEFLLGGNFHGQPVALAMDFLAMALAELGNISERRIERLVNPHLSGLPAFLVSQGGLHSGFMIAQYTAAALVSENKTLAHPASVDSIPTSANKEDHVSMGTFAARKCRDVMRNVETVLAIELLCGAQALDLFTNMRPGVGTLAAYRRIRRDIPHLDKDRVLASDIEAAAALVRSQDLVRAVEAEVGVLHP encoded by the coding sequence ATGACGATCTTTTTGGATCAAGAGGGTCTGAGCCTGGAACAGTTGGTGGCCGTGGCGCGGCGCCATGTACCGGTAGATTTCAGTGAGGCAGCGCGACATCGCCTTGCCAACGCCAGGGCGCTGGTGGATTCCTGGGTTGCCGAAGGCCGCGTCATTTACGGGGTGACCACGGGTTTTGGGGCTTTGAGCGATGTGGTGATTTCGGCGAAGGATGTGCGGACGTTGCAGCGCAACATTCTCATGAGCCATGCGGCGGGCGTGGGTCCGGAGCTAGCTCCCGAAGAAGTGCGGGCTCTGATGGCCTTGCGCCTGAAAGATTTTGCGTGCGGCCATTCCGGCATTCGCTTGGAAACAGCCCTTCGTCTGAGGGATTTTCTAAACGCTGATCTTCTCCCCATCATACCGGCAAAGGGTTCGGTGGGAGCCAGTGGCGACCTGGCCCCTATGGCCCACATGGCCCTGCCGCTCATCGGCATGGGAGAAGTGCTGTATCGTGGAAAAAGACTTTCGGGAGCCGAGGCGCTGCGGCGTATGGGTCTGAAACCCCTGGAACTGGAGGCCGGAGAGGGACTGGCTTTGGTCAACGGCACGCAGCTCATGACCGCCTTGGGAGCTTTGGCGGTGTATGACGCCGAGAACCTTTCCAAGACGGCCGACATTGCGGCGTCCATGAGTCTAGAGGTGCTCATGGGTAGCCGCATGGAATTCGACCCACGCATCCATCGCGTGCGGCCTCACCCCGGCCAGGCCAAGGCGGCGCACAATATGCGTCGCTTGACTCACGGGAGCGACATCATCTCGTCCCATAAGGACTGTTCTCGAGTTCAGGACGCCTACACTTTGCGATGTTCACCTCAGGTTCACGGCGCGACCAAAGACGCCATTGCCTACTGCCGACGGGTCATTGAACGGGAAATCAACGCGGCAACGAACAATCCTCTGATTTTCGCCGACAGCGGGGAATTTCTTCTGGGAGGCAATTTCCACGGGCAGCCTGTGGCCCTAGCCATGGACTTTCTGGCCATGGCACTGGCGGAATTGGGGAACATCTCGGAGCGGCGCATCGAACGATTGGTGAATCCTCACCTGAGCGGCCTGCCGGCGTTTTTGGTCTCTCAGGGAGGATTGCATTCAGGATTCATGATCGCGCAGTACACGGCGGCCGCCCTGGTTTCGGAAAACAAAACCCTGGCCCATCCCGCTTCGGTAGACTCCATCCCCACTTCCGCCAACAAGGAAGATCATGTGAGTATGGGAACCTTTGCGGCACGAAAATGCCGGGATGTGATGCGCAATGTGGAAACCGTGCTGGCCATAGAACTTCTGTGCGGCGCTCAGGCGCTGGATCTGTTCACGAACATGCGGCCCGGCGTAGGCACTCTGGCGGCCTATCGGCGAATTCGGCGCGACATTCCCCATTTGGATAAGGATCGCGTTCTGGCCTCAGACATTGAAGCCGCCGCGGCCCTCGTCCGCAGCCAAGACCTGGTGCGGGCCGTCGAAGCCGAAGTGGGGGTGCTTCACCCCTAG
- a CDS encoding bile acid:sodium symporter, which translates to MSRRGPRRVLASFWRSHGFMIGLMVVTALTLADSAEMSVRWGRWLKTHHGPDGIIAAIFFFSGMTLEKESLSQGLVDLKAIGGALFLIFVLAPLWALTLAYWPMSPGLVVGLFLVAAMPTTLSSGVVMTGAAGGNTATALLITIVSNAMAILVTPLLLKFLLGQSVKSTTAVLNTPSLMATLALLVLTPLAVGMRLRNPCLALMRRVRCPQPGTLNTFLVIVVVWLGVCGSRHTILQGLNLMPLLLALAVVFHGGLLVGGFFITRLLDLSVGRREAVIFMGGQKTLPLSVLIQTAVFPQYGEALIFCVAHHLVHLIMDGGVLSLLKNARLSASHGMARSAEGTRRLEEGDAGMRTKRHEKGSP; encoded by the coding sequence GTGAGTCGGCGTGGTCCACGAAGGGTGCTGGCGTCTTTCTGGCGAAGTCACGGCTTTATGATAGGTCTTATGGTCGTCACAGCCCTGACTTTGGCGGACAGCGCCGAGATGAGTGTTCGATGGGGGCGTTGGCTAAAAACCCATCATGGTCCGGACGGCATTATCGCCGCCATTTTTTTCTTTTCTGGCATGACCTTGGAAAAAGAAAGCCTGTCTCAAGGCCTTGTGGACCTGAAGGCCATAGGAGGGGCCCTGTTCCTCATTTTTGTCCTCGCCCCTTTGTGGGCTTTGACTCTGGCGTACTGGCCCATGAGCCCGGGGCTTGTCGTTGGGCTTTTTCTCGTGGCGGCCATGCCCACTACCTTGAGCAGCGGCGTGGTCATGACGGGTGCTGCGGGCGGTAATACGGCCACGGCACTTTTGATCACCATCGTTTCCAATGCCATGGCCATTTTAGTTACGCCGCTGTTGCTTAAGTTTCTTTTGGGACAATCCGTGAAATCGACCACCGCGGTTTTGAACACGCCATCCCTTATGGCCACCTTGGCCCTTTTGGTCCTCACGCCTCTGGCCGTGGGGATGCGTCTGAGAAACCCCTGTTTGGCCCTGATGCGGCGGGTGCGATGCCCCCAACCCGGAACCCTCAACACCTTTCTCGTCATCGTCGTTGTCTGGCTAGGTGTGTGTGGGTCTCGACACACGATCCTTCAAGGCCTCAACCTTATGCCTCTTCTGTTGGCACTGGCCGTCGTGTTCCACGGCGGTCTTCTCGTCGGAGGCTTTTTTATCACGCGCCTCCTCGATCTCTCCGTGGGCCGCCGCGAAGCCGTGATCTTCATGGGAGGCCAAAAGACCCTGCCCCTTTCCGTGCTCATTCAAACGGCGGTGTTTCCTCAATACGGAGAAGCCTTGATTTTTTGTGTGGCCCATCATTTGGTGCATCTCATCATGGATGGCGGTGTGCTGAGCCTTCTCAAAAACGCACGGCTGTCCGCGAGCCATGGCATGGCACGGAGCGCAGAAGGGACGAGAAGGCTCGAGGAAGGGGATGCTGGGATGCGAACCAAAAGACATGAGAAAGGTTCACCATGA